Proteins from a single region of Chitinibacter bivalviorum:
- a CDS encoding O-antigen ligase family protein encodes MQFIIYLAPLFTIYLLMQRDTREALIRGYLPILLLLPDCYHAMTPGLPDPSFNQAAILPVFLAAIWTQRQNWQPSLTDLLVIGFASCVAYSEYSNTGYAEAQNLMFAMLASVLAPYLCARWCLRSLNDDIACARVFVICCVIVSALSVYQFRFGINLWHLLLGPFFPGQGDGWVTTFRYGVARIAGPYSHAILAGIMLAMAWRLARWLQWGACWEDKIRHFRLPGSKTQWVNGLLLLGMIMTIARGPWLGSVVGGILLWVSHATDRSKRLKWVLAIFVVGGVIGQLTLDAYLDIKPGTVMTQSQESAFYRKELMDKYQAIALEHATFGWGRNTWPKVGGMESIDNYYLLLALMHGIVALTILLFVMAWMTTRLIKRGLNEPAGPASLPFTFAGIIAMVFVSLGTVYLGEQPMPAFFFIIGWAEAYLQRQHAPVLVKNTTQKPSTTTSFRHVMS; translated from the coding sequence ATGCAATTTATCATCTACCTTGCGCCACTTTTTACCATCTACCTGCTGATGCAGCGCGATACGCGTGAGGCACTGATTCGTGGCTATTTACCAATCTTATTGCTTCTTCCCGACTGTTATCACGCCATGACTCCTGGTTTGCCCGACCCCAGTTTTAATCAGGCGGCGATACTGCCGGTGTTTTTGGCTGCGATCTGGACGCAAAGACAAAATTGGCAGCCTTCTTTGACCGATTTATTGGTCATCGGCTTTGCCAGTTGCGTGGCTTATTCGGAATACAGCAACACCGGCTATGCCGAGGCGCAAAACTTGATGTTTGCGATGCTGGCCTCGGTACTTGCACCGTATTTATGTGCACGTTGGTGTTTACGCTCACTCAATGACGATATTGCTTGTGCTCGCGTCTTTGTGATTTGCTGCGTGATTGTCTCGGCCCTATCGGTGTATCAATTTCGCTTTGGCATCAATTTATGGCATTTATTGCTGGGTCCATTTTTTCCCGGCCAAGGTGATGGCTGGGTTACGACATTTCGCTATGGGGTCGCTCGGATTGCAGGCCCATATTCGCATGCCATTTTGGCGGGCATTATGCTGGCCATGGCTTGGCGGCTTGCTCGCTGGCTACAATGGGGTGCTTGCTGGGAAGATAAAATCCGTCACTTTCGTCTTCCCGGCAGTAAAACACAGTGGGTGAATGGCCTGTTATTGCTCGGCATGATCATGACGATTGCGCGAGGACCTTGGCTCGGCAGCGTCGTTGGCGGCATTTTACTCTGGGTGTCGCACGCGACTGACCGCTCCAAACGCCTGAAATGGGTGCTGGCGATTTTCGTGGTGGGCGGCGTCATCGGCCAGCTAACGCTGGATGCGTACCTCGACATCAAGCCTGGCACGGTGATGACGCAATCACAGGAATCTGCCTTTTATCGCAAAGAGCTCATGGATAAATACCAAGCGATTGCGCTGGAACACGCGACATTTGGCTGGGGACGCAACACTTGGCCCAAAGTCGGCGGCATGGAGTCCATTGACAACTACTACCTGCTGCTCGCCTTAATGCATGGCATCGTGGCGCTCACGATTTTATTGTTTGTCATGGCTTGGATGACTACGCGTTTGATTAAACGCGGTTTAAATGAGCCAGCCGGCCCAGCTTCTTTACCCTTTACCTTTGCCGGCATTATTGCGATGGTTTTTGTCTCGCTTGGCACGGTGTATTTGGGTGAGCAACCCATGCCGGCTTTTTTCTTCATCATCGGGTGGGCCGAAGCCTATCTGCAACGACAACACGCTCCGGTACTGGTGAAAAATACTACGCAGAAGCCAAGCACAACTACGTCATTTCGCCATGTGATGAGCTAA